One window from the genome of Pseudomonadota bacterium encodes:
- the dnaE gene encoding DNA polymerase III subunit alpha — MSEKPRFIHLRVHSAYSLAEGANRIPELVKQCIHDDMPAVAVTDTNNLFGALEFSIAAAGKGVQPIIGCQLAVKCEASDMPVPVVLLVQNDAGYRNLLKLSSKAFLETDEAEPSHILPETLVEHHEGLICLTGGSGGPVGQFLQKRQLEEAEEFLLMLKAAFQDRLYIELMRHGTADEAATEEGFLDLAYKHNIPLVASNDCYFPERRMHLSHDALLCIAQGAYVSQESRRRVTEEHYFKSQTEMVELFSDLPEAVENTVRIAQRCSFLLKPIDPILPRFTDAEDTSEEETLRRETAEGLDWRLEKYVFTDDMSEADKDAQRKIYYDRRDFELDILCKMGFAGYFLIVADFIQWAKDHDIPVGPGRGSGAGSVVAWAMKITDLDPIDMNLLFERFLNPERISMPDFDIDFCQERRDEVIHYVQERYGRDRVAQIITFGKLQARAVVRDVGRVLQMPYGQVDRIAKLIPSNPANPVTLQEALDSEPDLSAARDSDENVARLIEIALDLEGLYRHASTHAAGVVIGDRPLDELVPLYRDPRSDMPVTQFNMKYVEQAGLVKFDFLGLKTISVVKRAIDIIEEETGEKLDPLEFPLDDEKTFAMLAKGDTSAVFQLESQGFRDLCRQMRMSKFMQIAAAVALYRPGPMENIPRYLACLHGQEEQDFMHPSLEPILAETYGVMIYQEQVMQVAQTLSGYSLGAADLLRKAMGKKIKEEMDRQREIFVEGAVKNDVDGDNAGVIFDQVAKFAGYGFNRAHSAAYAFIAYQTAYLKANYPVEFMAATLCFDRGNTDKLGEFRQVLRDMKITLLPPDINKSEVNFCVETVEETGEKVIRYALAALKGVGEQAMQQLVEERRANGAFKDIYDLMRRAGYRNMNRRQMEALAAAGAFDSLVANRAQAHAAAEMLLRYATSVAEEKESGQESLFGSAEESSLALPPLPDVEQWDPLESLQKEFGAVGFYLSAHPLDTMEQQLRRLRVVSSGEVLQKIEESPTTRFKMAGIVLKKRERVSAKGNRFAFMQVSDGGGVYEVMMFSDVLASSRDILVAGESLLMSVDVDKQSEDEVRFLAQKVELLTPHVEEATQTVRIVIDKEGAAAEIHNILDNADAEEDGHKSVEILAKLYDSHQEALILLPEKWAVSQQMRHRLRQINGVADVLEM; from the coding sequence ATGTCCGAAAAGCCCCGATTCATTCACTTGCGCGTGCATTCCGCCTATTCATTGGCGGAAGGGGCAAACCGTATTCCCGAACTGGTCAAACAATGTATCCATGACGATATGCCCGCTGTGGCGGTAACCGATACGAATAATTTGTTCGGGGCGCTGGAATTTTCCATTGCGGCGGCAGGGAAAGGTGTGCAGCCGATCATAGGTTGCCAGCTGGCCGTTAAATGTGAAGCGAGCGATATGCCGGTACCGGTTGTTCTGCTGGTGCAGAATGATGCCGGATACCGCAATCTGTTGAAGCTTAGCAGTAAGGCGTTCCTTGAAACGGATGAAGCTGAACCGTCACATATTCTGCCGGAAACGCTTGTGGAACATCACGAAGGGCTGATTTGTCTGACAGGCGGGTCGGGCGGTCCCGTCGGGCAGTTCCTGCAAAAACGGCAACTGGAAGAGGCTGAAGAATTCCTGCTGATGCTGAAAGCCGCTTTTCAGGATAGGCTGTATATCGAATTAATGCGTCACGGCACAGCGGATGAAGCGGCCACGGAAGAGGGTTTTCTTGATCTGGCCTATAAGCACAATATTCCGCTGGTGGCGAGCAATGACTGCTATTTCCCCGAACGCCGCATGCATCTGTCGCATGATGCATTGCTGTGTATTGCGCAGGGCGCTTATGTCTCGCAGGAAAGCCGCCGCCGCGTCACGGAAGAGCATTATTTTAAATCGCAAACGGAAATGGTCGAGCTATTCTCCGACCTTCCCGAAGCGGTGGAAAATACCGTGCGGATCGCGCAGCGCTGCAGTTTTTTGCTGAAACCGATTGATCCGATCCTGCCGCGTTTTACGGATGCTGAAGATACGTCAGAGGAAGAAACCCTGCGCCGTGAAACCGCCGAAGGGCTGGACTGGCGTCTTGAAAAATATGTCTTTACCGATGATATGAGCGAAGCGGACAAAGACGCGCAGCGCAAAATCTATTATGACCGCCGCGATTTCGAATTGGATATTTTGTGCAAGATGGGCTTTGCCGGATATTTTCTGATCGTTGCCGATTTTATCCAATGGGCGAAAGACCACGACATTCCTGTCGGACCGGGTCGTGGTTCGGGAGCGGGGTCGGTTGTTGCCTGGGCAATGAAAATCACTGACCTTGACCCGATTGATATGAATCTGCTGTTCGAGCGGTTCCTGAATCCTGAACGTATCTCCATGCCGGATTTTGATATCGATTTCTGTCAGGAGCGCCGTGACGAGGTCATCCATTATGTGCAGGAACGTTACGGGCGTGACCGCGTGGCGCAGATTATCACCTTCGGTAAATTGCAGGCGCGGGCTGTGGTGCGTGATGTCGGACGCGTGCTGCAAATGCCTTATGGTCAGGTCGATAGAATTGCCAAGCTGATTCCCAGCAATCCCGCCAATCCGGTAACATTGCAGGAGGCACTGGATAGTGAGCCTGATTTAAGCGCTGCGCGTGACAGTGATGAAAATGTCGCCCGGCTGATTGAAATTGCCCTTGATCTGGAAGGGCTGTACCGCCATGCCTCCACCCATGCAGCGGGCGTGGTGATCGGTGACCGTCCGCTGGACGAGCTTGTGCCGCTTTACCGCGATCCGCGCTCTGATATGCCGGTGACGCAGTTCAACATGAAATATGTCGAGCAGGCGGGGTTGGTTAAATTCGATTTTCTGGGATTGAAAACCATCTCGGTTGTGAAGCGGGCGATTGATATTATTGAGGAAGAGACAGGCGAGAAGCTTGATCCGCTGGAGTTCCCGCTGGATGACGAGAAAACTTTTGCGATGCTGGCCAAAGGCGATACCAGTGCCGTCTTCCAGCTGGAGAGTCAGGGCTTCCGTGATCTATGCCGCCAGATGCGGATGAGCAAATTCATGCAGATTGCTGCTGCCGTGGCACTGTACCGTCCGGGTCCGATGGAAAATATACCGCGTTATCTTGCCTGTCTGCACGGGCAGGAGGAGCAGGATTTCATGCACCCGTCGCTGGAGCCGATTTTGGCCGAGACCTATGGCGTGATGATCTATCAGGAACAGGTTATGCAGGTGGCGCAGACTTTGTCGGGTTACAGTCTTGGCGCAGCTGACCTTCTCCGTAAGGCGATGGGTAAAAAGATTAAGGAGGAGATGGATCGTCAGCGCGAAATTTTTGTTGAAGGTGCGGTCAAAAATGATGTGGATGGTGACAATGCCGGCGTGATTTTTGATCAGGTCGCAAAATTTGCGGGTTATGGTTTTAACCGTGCGCACTCGGCTGCCTATGCCTTTATCGCTTATCAGACCGCCTATCTGAAAGCGAATTACCCCGTTGAATTTATGGCGGCGACACTGTGCTTTGATCGCGGTAACACTGATAAACTCGGTGAATTTCGTCAGGTGCTGCGGGATATGAAGATCACGCTGCTGCCGCCGGACATCAATAAATCCGAGGTCAATTTCTGTGTCGAAACCGTGGAGGAAACGGGCGAGAAAGTTATTCGTTATGCGCTGGCGGCGCTGAAAGGTGTTGGCGAACAGGCGATGCAGCAGCTGGTCGAGGAACGCCGTGCCAATGGCGCATTCAAGGATATTTATGATCTGATGCGCCGTGCGGGCTATCGCAATATGAACCGCCGCCAGATGGAGGCACTGGCTGCTGCGGGGGCTTTTGACAGTCTTGTCGCGAACCGGGCGCAAGCGCATGCGGCGGCGGAAATGTTGCTGCGTTACGCGACCAGCGTTGCCGAAGAAAAAGAAAGCGGACAGGAAAGCCTGTTCGGCAGCGCGGAAGAAAGTTCATTGGCGCTGCCGCCGCTGCCCGATGTTGAACAATGGGACCCGCTGGAATCCTTACAGAAAGAATTCGGTGCCGTCGGTTTTTATCTGTCGGCACACCCGCTGGATACAATGGAACAGCAATTGAGGCGGTTGCGGGTGGTTTCATCAGGTGAAGTTTTGCAGAAGATTGAAGAATCACCGACAACGCGCTTTAAAATGGCGGGGATTGTTTTGAAAAAGCGCGAACGCGTCTCTGCAAAGGGCAACCGTTTTGCCTTTATGCAAGTTTCTGACGGCGGCGGCGTTTATGAAGTGATGATGTTTTCGGATGTGCTGGCATCCTCCCGCGATATTCTTGTCGCCGGGGAGTCGCTTCTCATGTCGGTCGATGTTGATAAACAGAGTGAAGACGAAGTGCGTTTTCTGGCGCAGAAGGTCGAGCTTTTGACGCCGCATGTCGAAGAGGCAACGCAGACCGTGCGCATTGTCATTGATAAAGAGGGGGCGGCGGCTGAAATACATAACATTCTGGATAATGCCGATGCGGAAGAAGACGGTCATAAAAGTGTCGAAATACTGGCCAAGCTGTATGATTCTCATCAGGAGGCGCTGATATTGCTGCCCGAGAAATGGGCTGTCTCGCAACAAATGCGCCATCGCTTGCGGCAGATCAACGGTGTTGCCGATGTTCTTGAAATGTAA
- the add gene encoding adenosine deaminase — translation MAKPEIAKLPKAELHAHLEGTIAPAMAKKLAKKNGIDLPDDLFTDDGTGYRWDSDGTAAGDLVGFLKAYDKVAALIKTADDYRDITCDYLKRCAAEGAIYEELIISADHGASVGLSYQEMVDAIAAGVYQAREETGIEARLLSACVRHYGPDNAVKVAQQTVDYPHELVTAFHMAGDENAHTVTDFAPAFKIASDAGLATSAHAGEAAGPESIRDVKEQLGCIRYGHMVRIIEDEDLMKEMQKFGAVPEVCVSSNLVMNVFQDYASHPLRKLFDEGFKVTLGSDDPPFFKTTIGQEYKIAAEEFGFTAEELLQVTRNAVEAAFVDEATREKLLKKIDDYAADMKAVPSAGNAAQPGNRENRR, via the coding sequence ATGGCAAAACCGGAAATCGCAAAACTGCCGAAAGCGGAACTGCACGCACATCTGGAAGGCACGATTGCGCCCGCGATGGCAAAGAAACTGGCCAAAAAAAACGGCATTGATCTACCCGATGATCTGTTCACTGATGACGGTACAGGATACCGCTGGGACAGTGACGGTACGGCGGCGGGAGATCTGGTCGGTTTTCTGAAAGCTTATGATAAGGTCGCAGCGCTGATTAAAACCGCAGATGATTACCGTGACATTACCTGTGACTATCTGAAACGCTGCGCGGCGGAGGGGGCGATTTATGAAGAGCTGATTATCTCCGCCGATCACGGCGCATCCGTCGGGCTGAGTTATCAGGAGATGGTGGATGCGATTGCCGCAGGCGTTTACCAGGCACGGGAGGAAACGGGAATAGAGGCGCGATTGCTGTCTGCCTGTGTCCGCCATTACGGGCCTGACAATGCCGTGAAAGTGGCGCAGCAAACCGTTGATTACCCGCATGAATTGGTGACGGCCTTTCATATGGCAGGAGATGAAAACGCGCATACGGTCACGGATTTTGCGCCTGCTTTTAAAATCGCATCGGATGCGGGGCTGGCGACGAGCGCCCATGCGGGGGAGGCAGCCGGACCGGAGAGTATTCGCGATGTAAAGGAACAGCTTGGCTGTATCCGTTACGGGCATATGGTGCGCATTATCGAAGATGAGGATTTGATGAAAGAGATGCAAAAATTCGGTGCAGTGCCGGAAGTTTGCGTTTCCAGCAATCTGGTTATGAATGTGTTTCAGGATTATGCGTCGCACCCTTTGCGCAAATTATTTGATGAAGGCTTTAAGGTGACGCTCGGCAGCGATGACCCGCCTTTCTTTAAAACCACGATCGGTCAGGAATACAAAATAGCGGCAGAGGAATTCGGCTTTACGGCGGAAGAGCTGTTGCAAGTGACGCGGAATGCGGTTGAGGCGGCTTTCGTTGACGAGGCGACCCGCGAAAAGTTGCTGAAAAAAATTGATGATTATGCCGCAGATATGAAAGCCGTCCCCTCTGCGGGAAACGCCGCACAGCCGGGGAATAGGGAGAACAGACGGTGA
- a CDS encoding TetR/AcrR family transcriptional regulator: protein MSNTIVLKRHKHHKQQDQYHHGDLRRALIEAGLQMLDFYGTEGLSLRRIAKSLNVSQTAIYSHFKDKTDLLAALAEVGFQQLALTMLHNVKDPANAKRRIFDLAEGYIGFALKNKAVFSLMFGRELAEIKNYPTLALTAGKSYALLSAAVADGLKNNPAAPKPVATNALWSLVHGTAVLLVDGKLKLAETGDLSGFVADQLSPMMDIFS, encoded by the coding sequence ATGTCAAACACCATCGTACTCAAAAGACACAAGCATCATAAACAGCAGGATCAATACCATCACGGCGATTTGCGCCGTGCGCTGATCGAAGCAGGACTGCAAATGCTGGATTTCTACGGCACGGAAGGGTTAAGCCTGCGCCGCATTGCCAAATCGCTCAATGTCAGCCAGACCGCGATTTACAGCCATTTCAAAGACAAAACGGATTTGCTGGCCGCTTTGGCAGAGGTCGGTTTTCAGCAACTGGCACTGACCATGCTGCATAATGTGAAAGACCCCGCCAATGCGAAAAGACGCATTTTCGATCTGGCCGAAGGTTATATCGGCTTCGCACTGAAAAACAAGGCGGTGTTCAGCCTGATGTTCGGACGTGAACTGGCGGAGATCAAAAACTATCCGACGCTTGCCCTGACCGCAGGCAAAAGCTACGCATTGCTTTCCGCCGCCGTTGCCGACGGGCTGAAAAACAATCCGGCGGCCCCCAAACCTGTCGCGACAAACGCTTTGTGGAGTCTTGTCCACGGCACGGCTGTTCTGCTGGTGGATGGAAAACTGAAACTCGCGGAAACGGGGGATCTGTCCGGTTTCGTTGCAGACCAGCTGTCACCCATGATGGATATTTTTTCTTAG
- the mgtE gene encoding magnesium transporter encodes MHAADLVDILRDVPVRDAWRILSLLPIDRQATVFEHLDISAQVTLARYLKRSELARIITEMSGDDRADLFNKLSPEEQRTLMPALSQAEREDIRRLSSYPEGTAGAIMTSDYAVLSPDWTAEEALNKLRLEAPDKETIYRSYVVDKQRKLLGAVSLKSLIIADPDEKIEEIMDTSSPSLSILDTQEDAARQVAKYDTLALPVLDENDRLVGIVTYDDAMDVVEEEATEDFHKMAHIGKLATGVRDAAISVLYRQRVTWLLLLIFVNIFTGAGIDYFEDVIAAYLPLVFFLPMLIGSAGNAGAQSATLMIRAMATGDVEMKDWGMLVLREVLVSLAIGLTMAATVAMIGYYKGGWEIALVVALSMCMIVVIGSLIGLSLPFLLAKLEIDPATASTPLVTSIADVTGVIVYLGIASAVLNFPV; translated from the coding sequence ATGCACGCCGCCGATTTGGTCGATATTTTGCGCGATGTTCCCGTCCGCGATGCCTGGCGTATTTTGTCGCTGTTGCCCATTGACCGTCAGGCGACGGTTTTCGAACATCTGGATATCAGTGCGCAGGTGACGCTGGCGCGTTATCTGAAACGCAGCGAACTGGCACGGATTATCACGGAAATGTCAGGCGATGACCGTGCGGATTTGTTTAACAAGCTGTCACCGGAAGAGCAACGCACATTGATGCCGGCTTTGAGTCAGGCCGAGCGTGAAGATATCCGCCGCCTTTCTTCCTATCCCGAAGGCACGGCAGGGGCGATCATGACATCGGATTATGCGGTGCTGTCCCCGGACTGGACCGCCGAAGAAGCGTTGAATAAGCTGCGTCTGGAGGCACCTGATAAAGAAACGATTTACCGTTCCTATGTCGTGGATAAGCAGCGTAAACTGCTGGGAGCCGTCAGCCTGAAAAGCCTGATTATTGCTGATCCCGATGAAAAAATCGAAGAGATCATGGATACCAGCAGCCCGTCTCTGAGTATTCTTGACACGCAGGAGGATGCGGCGCGGCAGGTGGCGAAATATGATACGCTGGCTTTGCCTGTTCTGGATGAAAACGACCGTCTGGTCGGGATTGTTACCTATGATGACGCGATGGATGTTGTCGAGGAAGAGGCAACCGAAGACTTTCACAAAATGGCCCATATCGGTAAGCTTGCCACGGGAGTGCGGGATGCCGCCATCAGCGTACTGTACCGCCAGCGTGTTACATGGCTGTTATTGCTGATTTTCGTCAATATTTTCACGGGTGCGGGGATTGATTATTTTGAAGATGTGATTGCCGCCTATTTGCCTTTGGTCTTCTTCCTGCCGATGCTGATCGGCAGCGCGGGGAATGCCGGGGCGCAGTCTGCGACATTGATGATCCGTGCGATGGCAACAGGTGATGTTGAAATGAAAGACTGGGGTATGCTTGTCCTGCGCGAAGTGCTGGTTTCGCTGGCAATCGGCCTGACAATGGCGGCAACGGTTGCGATGATCGGTTACTATAAAGGCGGTTGGGAAATTGCGCTGGTCGTGGCCTTAAGCATGTGCATGATTGTCGTGATCGGCAGTTTGATCGGTCTGTCACTGCCTTTCCTGCTGGCAAAGCTGGAAATTGACCCGGCAACGGCAAGCACACCGCTTGTGACATCCATTGCCGATGTGACAGGTGTCATCGTCTATCTGGGAATTGCCAGTGCTGTTTTAAATTTTCCGGTTTGA
- a CDS encoding FAD-binding oxidoreductase, protein MRPYFIHQSVYDDVFTSDKNYYRKTTKRLQFPKLTGEKDYDVIIVGGGLSGLATAYYLTQKHDLKTALFERHFIGWGASGRNGGQILPGYMAPATRMVRRFGFEKTRKLWEISVTGVNNILRLIDRHKIDCDLAPGAVTPIRPVHYHLPSIEKEMKLMERLGKPLELYDAVRTQEALSNTEDYYSAALVDKHNAWHFHPLKYANGLAKIIAENADIYEDTSVIGIDNSSGKVTVFTPEGRATASNVVLCGDSYLGQLVPKLRRKYVLIRNAMIATDKLPAKTNFMPENLCASEYGGDLLFYRKTADNRLMIGGGDAVQPNAHMITSEQKIIDVLKDSMKTIFPQIGDIGIPYVWGGYIGVTTSYLPYTGCIDGNIYYMGGYSGHGVNLTHAFGRIFAEAIVENRDTTDTALDLIRNMSLPGKGDFDVYLARLGMFLESVKQRFD, encoded by the coding sequence ATGCGCCCTTATTTTATTCATCAAAGCGTTTATGACGATGTTTTTACCTCGGACAAAAACTATTACCGCAAAACCACGAAACGTCTGCAATTTCCGAAACTGACCGGTGAAAAGGATTACGACGTCATCATCGTCGGCGGCGGGTTGTCAGGTCTGGCCACAGCCTATTACCTTACGCAGAAACATGACCTAAAGACCGCCCTGTTTGAGCGCCATTTTATCGGATGGGGGGCATCAGGGCGGAATGGCGGACAAATCCTGCCCGGCTATATGGCGCCTGCGACGCGTATGGTCCGGCGTTTCGGTTTTGAGAAAACAAGAAAGCTCTGGGAGATTTCCGTCACCGGCGTCAACAATATCCTGCGCCTGATCGACAGGCACAAAATTGACTGCGATCTCGCCCCCGGTGCCGTAACGCCGATCCGCCCTGTTCATTACCATCTTCCTTCCATCGAAAAAGAAATGAAGCTGATGGAACGTCTTGGCAAACCGCTGGAGCTTTATGATGCCGTCCGCACACAAGAGGCGCTGTCGAATACGGAGGATTACTACAGCGCAGCACTGGTCGATAAACACAACGCATGGCATTTCCATCCGCTGAAATATGCCAACGGGCTGGCAAAAATTATCGCGGAAAATGCCGATATTTATGAAGATACCTCTGTCATCGGTATTGATAATTCCAGCGGCAAAGTCACTGTTTTTACGCCGGAAGGGCGTGCAACGGCAAGCAATGTCGTGTTATGCGGCGATTCATATCTGGGGCAATTGGTGCCAAAACTGCGGCGCAAATATGTGCTGATCCGCAACGCCATGATCGCCACTGATAAGCTGCCTGCCAAGACAAATTTCATGCCTGAAAATCTGTGCGCCAGCGAATATGGCGGTGACCTTCTCTTCTACCGGAAAACCGCAGATAACCGCTTGATGATCGGTGGCGGCGATGCCGTACAGCCGAATGCGCATATGATTACTTCGGAACAGAAAATCATTGATGTCCTCAAAGACAGCATGAAAACCATTTTCCCGCAGATTGGTGATATCGGCATTCCCTATGTCTGGGGCGGTTATATCGGCGTCACGACAAGCTATTTACCCTATACCGGCTGCATTGACGGCAATATCTATTATATGGGCGGTTATTCGGGGCATGGTGTGAATTTAACCCATGCTTTCGGACGCATTTTTGCTGAAGCCATTGTCGAAAACCGCGACACCACCGATACGGCGCTGGATCTGATCCGCAACATGTCTCTGCCCGGCAAGGGAGATTTTGATGTTTACCTTGCCCGTCTCGGCATGTTTCTGGAATCCGTCAAGCAGCGTTTTGATTAA
- a CDS encoding alkene reductase: protein MSKLLEPLLLGDLQLPNRVIMSPLTRCRADHGSRVPNDLMAEYYAQRAGAGLIISEATSVDPMGVGYPDTPGIWSEAQVEGWKKITSAVHAKGGRIFLQLWHVGRVSHSSYLDGALPVAPSAVKPAGHVSLIRPKTEFETPRALELDEIPAIVAAYKKGAENAKAAGFDGVEIHGANGYLLDQFLQDSTNKREDRYGGSIENRARLMLEVTDAVLEVWDKNRVGMHLAPRMDAHDMGDSTRLETFSYVARALGKRNIAFICTREYAAEDSISPVLKKEFGGVFISNEGFTKDSAEALLAKGDADAIAFGKLYIANPDLAERFAAETPLNAPNPETFYASGAEGYTDYPAIAA from the coding sequence ATGTCAAAATTACTGGAGCCGCTGCTATTGGGTGACTTGCAATTGCCGAACCGCGTTATCATGTCGCCTTTGACGCGTTGCCGCGCCGATCACGGCAGCCGTGTGCCGAATGATTTGATGGCGGAATATTATGCGCAGCGCGCAGGGGCGGGGCTGATTATCAGTGAAGCAACATCGGTTGACCCGATGGGCGTCGGTTATCCCGATACGCCGGGAATATGGTCAGAGGCACAGGTGGAAGGCTGGAAAAAGATCACATCAGCCGTGCATGCGAAAGGCGGGCGTATTTTTCTGCAGCTTTGGCATGTCGGACGGGTGTCGCATTCCTCTTATCTGGATGGCGCTTTGCCCGTTGCACCCAGTGCCGTCAAACCCGCAGGGCATGTCAGTCTGATACGACCGAAAACGGAATTTGAAACGCCGCGGGCATTGGAGCTTGATGAAATTCCGGCGATTGTCGCCGCCTATAAAAAAGGGGCGGAAAATGCCAAAGCGGCCGGTTTTGACGGTGTGGAAATTCACGGTGCCAACGGCTATCTGCTGGATCAGTTTTTGCAGGACAGTACCAATAAACGGGAAGACCGCTATGGCGGCAGCATTGAAAACCGTGCCCGCCTGATGCTGGAGGTGACGGATGCCGTATTGGAAGTTTGGGATAAAAACCGCGTCGGCATGCATCTTGCACCGCGTATGGATGCACATGATATGGGCGACAGCACAAGACTGGAAACATTCTCTTATGTTGCACGCGCATTGGGAAAACGGAACATCGCTTTTATCTGTACCCGCGAATATGCGGCAGAGGACAGTATCTCACCTGTGCTGAAAAAAGAATTCGGCGGCGTCTTCATTTCCAATGAGGGCTTCACAAAGGACAGCGCGGAGGCATTGTTGGCAAAGGGTGATGCGGATGCGATTGCTTTTGGCAAACTCTATATCGCCAATCCCGATCTGGCGGAGCGTTTCGCGGCGGAGACGCCATTGAATGCACCCAATCCGGAGACGTTCTACGCCAGCGGTGCGGAAGGCTATACGGATTATCCTGCAATCGCGGCGTAA
- a CDS encoding DUF4442 domain-containing protein, translating to MKPNMFRKLMNLWPPFLGAGIKVKNIDPDFTTIDVELKQRFYNKNYVGTHYGGSLFSMTDPFYMLILMKQLGKDYIVWDKSAKIDFKKPGKGKLTAHFNITQKQVKDIKDQADKQKKVEPKFTVQVLDEKGDVVAEIEKTLHVRRKSPKP from the coding sequence ATGAAACCGAATATGTTTCGCAAATTGATGAATCTGTGGCCGCCCTTTCTGGGAGCGGGCATCAAAGTCAAAAATATTGACCCTGATTTCACAACCATTGATGTCGAGTTGAAACAGCGTTTTTACAATAAAAACTATGTCGGCACACATTACGGCGGCAGTCTGTTCTCGATGACCGACCCGTTTTACATGCTGATTTTGATGAAACAGCTGGGCAAAGATTATATTGTCTGGGACAAAAGCGCCAAAATTGATTTTAAAAAGCCCGGCAAGGGTAAACTGACCGCGCATTTCAATATCACGCAGAAGCAAGTTAAAGATATTAAAGATCAGGCCGACAAACAGAAAAAAGTCGAACCGAAATTCACCGTACAGGTTCTGGATGAAAAAGGTGATGTCGTTGCCGAAATCGAGAAAACCCTCCATGTCCGCAGAAAAAGCCCGAAACCGTGA
- a CDS encoding GIY-YIG nuclease family protein → MSWTVYILQCADNSLYTGITNDLDSRIAAHEDGSGAKYTRGRGPFRLVYREDCADRSHASKRERDIKSLSRDEKLQLLHSMDGKSIRL, encoded by the coding sequence ATGAGCTGGACGGTCTATATTCTTCAATGCGCGGATAACAGCCTCTACACCGGTATCACGAATGATCTGGATAGCCGCATTGCCGCCCATGAAGACGGCAGCGGTGCAAAATATACCAGAGGGCGCGGTCCCTTCCGCCTTGTTTACAGGGAAGATTGCGCCGACCGTAGCCACGCCTCGAAACGCGAGCGAGACATCAAAAGCCTCAGCCGCGATGAAAAACTGCAATTGCTGCACAGCATGGATGGCAAATCAATCCGGCTGTGA
- a CDS encoding NAD(P)/FAD-dependent oxidoreductase, with the protein MNSDYDVIIIGAGAAGMMCAIEAGKRGRRVWLIDHAKKIGEKIRISGGGRCNFTNIHTRPDNFLSDNPHFCKSALTQYTQNDFLRLVQKHGIAFHEKKLGQLFCDDRAQQIIDMLLTECRDAGVTVEKSTNVEKIEKTETGYLLATDHGKKSCTSLVIATGGLSIPKIGATKFGYDVAKQFGLNVIPTRAALVPLTFQADLLEKCKSLSGLSVDATVTCGKISFSEGLLFTHRGLSGPSILQISSYWREGEDITINLAPAADSYKLLKDAKQNQPRQDVQTILSGIVPARLAAAICTENNITGRIAELSDKKLEQLSAAIHDWRIKPSGTEGYRTAEVTAGGVDTNELSSKTMEAKKQPGLFFIGEVIDVIGHLGGFNFQWAWSSGYVAGQYV; encoded by the coding sequence ATGAATTCCGATTATGATGTCATTATTATCGGCGCAGGTGCGGCAGGCATGATGTGCGCGATTGAAGCAGGCAAACGCGGACGGCGCGTCTGGCTGATCGACCATGCCAAAAAAATCGGCGAAAAAATCCGTATTTCCGGCGGCGGGCGCTGTAACTTTACCAATATCCATACCCGTCCTGACAATTTTTTGTCTGACAATCCGCATTTTTGCAAATCCGCCCTGACACAATATACCCAAAATGATTTTCTTCGCCTTGTGCAAAAACACGGCATTGCCTTCCATGAAAAAAAACTGGGGCAGTTGTTCTGCGATGACCGTGCACAGCAAATCATTGATATGCTGCTGACGGAATGTCGCGATGCCGGTGTAACCGTTGAAAAATCGACAAATGTGGAGAAAATTGAAAAAACCGAGACCGGATATCTTCTGGCAACCGATCACGGCAAAAAATCCTGCACATCGCTTGTGATTGCAACGGGCGGGTTGTCGATTCCCAAAATAGGCGCTACGAAATTCGGCTATGATGTCGCAAAGCAATTCGGGCTGAATGTTATCCCGACGCGTGCCGCGCTGGTTCCGCTGACCTTTCAGGCCGATTTGCTGGAAAAATGCAAATCCTTAAGCGGCCTCTCCGTTGATGCCACTGTCACCTGCGGTAAAATCTCGTTTTCCGAAGGGTTGTTATTTACCCATCGCGGCTTAAGCGGCCCATCCATCCTGCAAATTTCCTCCTATTGGCGGGAAGGCGAAGACATCACCATCAATCTCGCCCCGGCTGCGGATAGTTACAAATTGCTAAAAGACGCAAAGCAAAACCAGCCGCGTCAGGATGTACAGACAATCCTGTCAGGTATTGTACCCGCCCGTCTGGCCGCTGCCATTTGCACGGAAAACAACATCACCGGGCGCATTGCCGAGCTATCAGACAAAAAACTGGAACAGCTAAGTGCCGCCATACATGACTGGCGCATCAAACCAAGCGGCACGGAAGGCTACCGCACTGCCGAGGTCACGGCAGGCGGTGTGGATACAAATGAATTATCATCCAAAACCATGGAGGCAAAAAAGCAGCCGGGACTGTTTTTTATCGGTGAGGTTATTGATGTCATCGGCCATCTGGGCGGCTTTAATTTTCAATGGGCCTGGTCTTCAGGCTATGTTGCCGGACAGTATGTCTAA